The genomic stretch GCCAAGAGGGCGCACTTTTACCGGGAGATCCAGGAGGGTTTGGTTTCGAGTCAAAATGCGCCGAAATGTCTCAAAATGCGCAAGGTGGGCGTGTCGCATGACACACTCGAGTCGGATCACGTGATTCGTAACCGTCTTATTTACAGTGGCTTGAGCTGATGTGAGGCGATGGCATTCGGCAAGCAAGAGGAGCGGCGTTCGACAACCTCAACTTTCAACCATCTAGGAGATCATCATGAGAATCGTGCGCTACCAATATCCCAACACCCTTGCTCACCGTCGTTTCGCCGCCAGCCCATGGGCGGGCTTCGAAGACGAGATCAACCGGGCGATGGACTCGGCGTTTTCGAGCTTCTTCGGCGACGCCGGCCTCGTCGGCTCGGCCGCGGTTCACCCGCGGGCGGATCTGTTCGAAGACAAGGATCACCTCCACTTCCGCGCGGAACTTCCAGGCATGAAGCGCGAGGACATCCACGTGGAGCTCGGTGACGGCGTGCTCACGCTTTCGGGTAGCCGCCAAGTCTACGGCTCCGACGGCAAGGAGCAGCGCAAGGCGGAATTCTCGCGCAGCGTGTCGATCCCGACCCGCGTGCAGGAGGACAAGATCGTCGCCCGTTACGAGGACGGCGTGCTCACCGTCAGCCTGCCCAAGGCCGAGGAAGTGAAGCCGCGCAAGATCGCCGTGCAGGTGAAGTGACCCTAACCCATCCAAAGACTTCCACGAAAGGAGACCATCCCATGACTCTGTTCAATCAACTCATCCCGTTCCGCAGCCTCGTGCCGAACCGCAACACCAACGCCGAGACGGAGGAGACTTTCATCGTCCCGGCTCACGATCTCAAGGAAGCGACCGACGCCTACGGGCTCGAAGTCTTGGTGCCGGGTGTGGCCAAGGACGCCGTGGAACTCGCCGTCGACCAAGGCGAACTCGTCGTCACCGCCCGTCGCCGTTGGAAGGCGCCGGAAGGTTGGTCGGAGGTGTTCCGTGAAACCGCGGACGCCAACTACCGACTCCGGCTCGACCTCAACGACGCGGTCGACGTCGAGAAGATCAACGCCGAGCTCGAGCACGGCGTGCTGCGGGTGACGCTGCCGAAGGCGGAAGCGCTCAAGCCGCGCAAGATCGACATCGGCTGAGGTCTTTTCCGATCCGACGGCGCGCGGGCACCGCAGCGTGTGCGACTTGCGCCGATATCTTCGCGCCGGTCCCGAGATCGTTCGGGGCCGGCGCTTTTCGTTTTCGGGGCTCGCTGCGAGGGACGAGAAACCACCGAGGGCCGTCGGCGTCATCTTCTGCCCGGGCGACGGCCGCTCCCGGATTTATGTCTTCGTCACCGAGGCGAGAATCGCGTGTC from Opitutales bacterium ASA1 encodes the following:
- a CDS encoding Hsp20/alpha crystallin family protein, whose product is MRIVRYQYPNTLAHRRFAASPWAGFEDEINRAMDSAFSSFFGDAGLVGSAAVHPRADLFEDKDHLHFRAELPGMKREDIHVELGDGVLTLSGSRQVYGSDGKEQRKAEFSRSVSIPTRVQEDKIVARYEDGVLTVSLPKAEEVKPRKIAVQVK